The Rissa tridactyla isolate bRisTri1 chromosome 6, bRisTri1.patW.cur.20221130, whole genome shotgun sequence genome includes a region encoding these proteins:
- the MINPP1 gene encoding multiple inositol polyphosphate phosphatase 1: MAPHRAAPALPSAAILLLLLPLASAGLSGYFGTKSRYEEVNPHLLRDPLSLGPAAGSRLPAACAPLQLRALLRHGTRYPTAGQIRRLGQLHTRLLRRPAAAACPAAADLAAWQMWYEESLDGRLAPQGRRDMEHLARRLAARFPALFAARRRLVLASSSKHRCLQSGAAFRDGLGPSLSLGSDEVEVEVNDSLMRFFDHCAKFVALVEDNDVAMCQVDAFKEGPEMRKVLEKVASALCLPVEELNADLVQVAFLTCSYELAIKNVTSPWCSLFSEEDAKVLEYLNDLKQYWKRGYGYDINSRSSCILFQDIFQHLDKAVEESKSSKPISSPLIVQVGHAETLQPLIALMGFFKDDEPLKANNYVRQTHRKFRSGRIVPYAANLVFVLYHCDQAKTSKEEYQVQMLLNEKPMLFHHSNETISTYEDLKDYYKDILENCHFKEECELPKINITAIDEL; the protein is encoded by the exons ATGGCGCCGCACCGGgcagcccctgcgctcccctccgcggccatcctcctcctcctcctgccgctgGCGAGCGCGGGGCTGAGCGGCTACTTCGGCACTAAGTCCCGCTATGAGGAGGTGAACCCGCACCTGCTGCGGGACCCGCTTTCGCTGGGCCCCGCCGCCGGGTCGCGTCTGCCCGCCGCCTGCGCTCCGCTGCAGCTCCGCGCCTTGCTCCGCCACGGCACCCGCTACCCCACGGCCGGGCAGATCCGCCGCCTGGGCCAGCTGCACACTCgcctcctccgccgccccgccgccgcagcctgccccgccgccgccgacctgGCCGCCTGGCAGATGTGGTACGAGGAGAGCCTCGACGGGCGGCTGGCGCCGCAGGGCCGGCGCGACATGGAGCACCTGGCCCGCCGCTTGGCCGCCCGCTTCCCCGCCCTCttcgccgcccgccgccgcctggtGCTGGCCAGCAGCTCCAAGCACCGCTGCTTGCAGAGCGGCGCCGCCTTCCGAGACGGACTCGGGCCTTCCCTCAGCCTCGGCAGCGACG AGGTGGAGGTTGAAGTTAACGATTCCTTGATGCGGTTTTTCGATCACTGCGCCAAGTTTGTCGCCTTGGTGGAAGACAACGACGTGGCGATGTGCCAGGTGGATGCCTTCAAAGAGGGGCCGGAGATGAGGAAAGTCTTGGAGAAGGTCGCGAGTGCCTTGTGTTTGCCGGTGGAGGAGCTGAATGCAG ATCTTGTTCAAGTGGCTTTTCTCACCTGCTCATATGAGTTGGCAATAAAAAATGTGACCTCCCCATGGTGTTCACTCTTCAGCGAAGAAGATGCCAAG GTACTAGAATACCTGAATGACCTGAAGCAATACTGGAAGAGAGGATATGGCTATGACATCAATAGTCGCTCCAGCTGCATTTTATTCCAAGATATCTTCCAACATTTGGACAAAGCAGTGGAAGAGAGCAAAAG ttcaAAACCCATTTCTTCACCTTTGATTGTACAAGTTGGGCACGCAGAGACGCTTCAGCCACTAATTGCACTTATGGGTTTCTTCAAAGATGATGAGCCTCTCAAGGCAAACAATTATGTCAGGCAAACACATCGGAAGTTTCGCAGTGGCCGGATTGTGCCTTATGCTGCCAACCTGGTATTTGTGCTTTACCACTGTGATCAAGCGAAAACCTCTAAAGAGGAATATCAAGTGCAGATGCTGTTGAATGAAAAACCGATGCTGTTTCATCACTCAAATGAAACCATCTCTACTTACGAGGACCTCAAGGACTATTACAAGGACATCCTGGAAAACTGCCACTTCAAAGAAGAGTGCGAATTACCAAAAATTAATATTACTGCTATTGATGAACTTTGA